A section of the Streptomyces sp. NBC_00178 genome encodes:
- a CDS encoding DUF3152 domain-containing protein — protein MARQTASSSRAQRRTEPGSAGSRPRPGQSRRKPVKRLLLVLLLAVVAVGAAPHLLHAHGSRSAGVAAVAHKEAPSTPPATAAAPSPSSAAPSPAVAGDTDGFVTARISAPPIGTGTIRRFKVRVEDGIGVSADEVAREVYGTLADRRSWTADGHDGFQLVSEGARDFVVVVASPATVDRICGAAGLQTQGEVNCDVGSRVIVNLKRWNSGSPNFHGPLADYRALIINHEVGHRIGHGHEGCPGPGRPAPAMMQQIDGLHGCLPNAWPYDEHGTYLGGPKVP, from the coding sequence ATGGCACGTCAGACTGCTTCATCCTCAAGGGCGCAACGACGCACGGAGCCCGGATCAGCCGGTTCCCGGCCACGGCCCGGACAGAGCCGCAGGAAACCGGTGAAGCGCCTCCTGCTCGTCCTGCTGCTGGCAGTGGTCGCCGTGGGCGCCGCACCGCACCTGCTGCACGCGCACGGCAGCCGGTCCGCAGGTGTGGCCGCCGTCGCACACAAGGAGGCTCCCAGCACTCCCCCGGCCACAGCAGCGGCGCCGTCGCCCTCATCGGCGGCGCCGTCGCCTGCCGTCGCCGGGGACACGGACGGATTCGTGACCGCGAGGATCTCCGCCCCACCGATCGGCACCGGCACCATCCGGCGTTTCAAGGTCCGGGTGGAGGACGGCATCGGAGTGTCGGCCGACGAGGTGGCCCGCGAGGTGTACGGGACTCTGGCTGACCGCAGATCCTGGACGGCGGACGGTCATGACGGCTTCCAGCTCGTCTCCGAGGGGGCCCGGGACTTCGTGGTCGTCGTCGCCTCGCCCGCGACGGTGGACAGGATCTGCGGAGCCGCGGGACTCCAGACACAGGGAGAGGTGAACTGCGACGTCGGCTCCCGCGTCATCGTCAATCTGAAGCGCTGGAACTCGGGATCCCCCAATTTCCACGGCCCGCTGGCCGACTACCGGGCACTGATCATCAACCACGAGGTCGGACACCGCATCGGGCACGGGCACGAAGGCTGCCCCGGGCCCGGCAGGCCGGCGCCCGCCATGATGCAGCAGATCGACGGCCTTCACGGCTGTCTGCCCAACGCCTGGCCGTACGACGAGCACGGCACGTATCTCGGTGGCCCCAAGGTGCCGTGA
- a CDS encoding MFS transporter, which yields MSDPSSPHQPGGTQSGRPGESQAYESEADRPDPHRWWALAVIATAQLMVVLDATIVNIALPSAQRALGISNGNRQWVITAYTLAFGGLLLLGGRVADLVGRRRTFIIGLIGFAGASAIGGASGGQEMLYLSRALQGVFAALLAPSALSLLTTTFPAGKERAQAFGIFSAIAGGGSAIGLLLGGILTEWLSWRWCLYVNVPIAILTVIGALTLLRDRRGTTGAHLDILGALLGSTGLVAIVYGFSRAEALGWSSAEVLAVLSVGVALLVAFAWWQTRASAPLLPLRIVRDRNRGGSMIVMAMTTIGLFGAFLFLTYFLQNILGYSPLSAGLAFLPLSAGIIIGSTQISARLLPLVAPRLLLVPGLLLSAGGMYSLTFLDVDSTYAGHILPGTILLGFGLGLTFLPIISTATSGVPARDSGVTSATVNTAQQVGGSIGTSLLNTIATTVTATYLTSHLAAAAREGGLTPAERMRIVNAGTVHGFTVAIAWAAIILLAAALIGAVMINGKSPRARAAEEAAAL from the coding sequence ATGAGCGATCCGTCGAGCCCGCACCAGCCCGGCGGTACGCAGAGCGGCAGACCGGGTGAGTCGCAGGCTTACGAATCCGAGGCGGACCGACCCGATCCGCACCGCTGGTGGGCCCTGGCCGTCATCGCGACCGCGCAGCTCATGGTGGTGCTCGACGCGACGATCGTCAACATCGCCCTCCCCTCCGCACAGCGCGCTCTCGGCATCAGCAACGGGAACCGCCAGTGGGTGATCACCGCCTACACCCTGGCCTTCGGCGGTCTCCTGCTGCTGGGCGGAAGAGTCGCCGACCTCGTGGGCCGCAGGCGTACGTTCATCATCGGGCTCATCGGTTTCGCCGGCGCCTCCGCGATCGGCGGGGCGTCCGGCGGTCAGGAGATGCTCTACCTCTCCCGCGCGCTCCAGGGAGTGTTCGCCGCCCTCCTGGCGCCCTCCGCCCTCTCCCTGCTCACCACGACGTTCCCCGCCGGCAAGGAACGCGCGCAGGCCTTCGGCATCTTCAGTGCCATCGCGGGCGGCGGCTCGGCCATCGGGCTGCTGCTCGGCGGCATCCTCACCGAATGGCTCAGCTGGCGCTGGTGTCTGTACGTCAACGTACCCATCGCCATTCTCACCGTCATCGGCGCGCTGACCCTGCTCAGGGACCGCAGAGGAACCACGGGCGCGCATCTCGACATCCTGGGCGCGCTCCTCGGCAGCACCGGCCTCGTCGCGATCGTGTACGGGTTCAGCCGGGCCGAGGCACTCGGATGGAGCTCCGCGGAGGTCCTCGCCGTGCTGAGCGTCGGCGTCGCACTGCTGGTCGCGTTCGCCTGGTGGCAGACCAGGGCATCGGCTCCACTGCTGCCCCTGCGGATCGTCCGCGACCGCAACCGCGGCGGCTCGATGATCGTGATGGCGATGACGACGATCGGTCTCTTCGGCGCGTTCCTCTTCCTCACGTACTTCCTGCAGAACATCCTCGGGTACTCGCCGCTCAGCGCAGGCCTGGCGTTCCTGCCGCTGTCAGCCGGAATCATCATCGGCTCCACCCAGATCTCCGCCCGGCTGCTCCCTCTGGTGGCGCCACGTCTGCTGTTGGTGCCCGGTCTGCTGCTGAGCGCCGGCGGCATGTACTCGCTGACGTTCCTCGACGTCGACTCCACCTACGCAGGTCACATCCTGCCGGGCACCATCCTGCTGGGCTTCGGACTCGGGCTGACCTTCCTCCCCATCATCTCCACGGCCACGAGCGGGGTTCCGGCGAGGGACTCGGGGGTCACCTCGGCAACCGTCAACACCGCCCAGCAGGTGGGCGGTTCCATCGGTACGTCGCTCCTGAACACGATCGCGACCACCGTGACCGCCACCTACCTGACCAGCCACCTCGCCGCGGCGGCCCGCGAGGGCGGCCTGACACCTGCCGAACGCATGCGGATCGTGAACGCCGGAACCGTCCACGGCTTCACGGTGGCCATCGCCTGGGCGGCGATCATCCTCCTCGCCGCGGCGCTCATCGGCGCAGTCATGATCAACGGCAAGTCGCCCCGAGCCCGAGCGGCGGAGGAAGCAGCCGCGCTCTGA
- a CDS encoding glycosyltransferase, with translation MRVLLSTYGTRGDVQPLMALAVRLRTLGAEVRMCAPPDDEFADRLADIGVQLVPLCPPVGELMRGSSLPSAAELSRYRTEMVAAQFDVFPTAADGCDVLVAAGLAQIAARSVAEAAGIHYVYASYAAVHLPSPHHAPPPRPGWPEPEVHDNRTRWELDAGHVNAQFGETLNNHRAAIGLAPVDNVRDHVITDRPWLAADPVLGPWLPTPGLDVVHTGAWSLPDERPLPDDVTAFLDAGAPPVYVGFGSMRPSQDVVRMATEAIRSRGHRVLVSSGWADLELTDGRDDCFAVSEVNHQRLFTRVAAVVHHGGAGTTSTAARAGAPQVVIPLQLSDNPYWASRVADLDLGAALDGPPPTAESLDVAFKAALAPETRARARALGGRIRTDGAAVAAGLLVEAIR, from the coding sequence ATGCGGGTGTTGTTGTCCACGTACGGGACACGGGGCGATGTCCAGCCGCTGATGGCACTCGCCGTGCGATTGCGGACACTCGGTGCGGAGGTCCGGATGTGCGCACCGCCGGACGACGAGTTCGCCGATCGGCTCGCGGACATCGGAGTGCAACTCGTTCCGCTCTGTCCGCCGGTGGGAGAGCTGATGCGTGGATCGAGTCTGCCGTCGGCGGCGGAGCTGTCCCGGTACCGGACCGAGATGGTCGCCGCGCAGTTCGACGTCTTCCCCACCGCTGCCGACGGGTGTGACGTACTGGTGGCGGCCGGCCTGGCCCAGATCGCCGCACGGTCCGTGGCCGAGGCCGCGGGCATCCACTACGTGTACGCCAGCTACGCGGCCGTGCATCTGCCGTCCCCGCACCATGCGCCTCCCCCGCGGCCGGGCTGGCCGGAGCCCGAGGTGCACGACAACCGGACACGGTGGGAGCTGGACGCCGGCCATGTGAACGCGCAGTTCGGCGAGACCCTCAACAACCACCGGGCAGCGATCGGCCTCGCCCCGGTGGACAACGTCCGCGACCACGTCATCACCGACCGGCCGTGGCTGGCCGCCGATCCGGTCCTGGGCCCGTGGCTGCCCACGCCGGGCCTCGACGTCGTACACACGGGTGCGTGGAGCCTGCCGGACGAACGCCCGCTCCCGGACGACGTGACGGCGTTCCTGGACGCGGGCGCGCCCCCCGTCTACGTGGGGTTCGGCAGCATGCGTCCGTCGCAGGACGTCGTCCGCATGGCCACCGAGGCGATCCGCTCGCGGGGACACCGCGTCCTCGTGTCCTCCGGGTGGGCCGATCTTGAGCTGACCGACGGCCGGGACGACTGTTTCGCCGTCTCCGAGGTCAATCACCAGCGCCTGTTCACCAGGGTGGCCGCCGTGGTGCACCACGGCGGCGCGGGTACGACGTCGACGGCGGCCCGGGCGGGCGCGCCGCAGGTGGTGATACCGCTCCAGCTGTCGGACAACCCGTACTGGGCGAGCCGGGTGGCGGACCTGGACCTCGGTGCGGCACTGGACGGACCGCCTCCCACCGCCGAATCCCTGGACGTCGCGTTCAAGGCGGCCCTGGCGCCCGAGACCAGGGCACGGGCACGGGCTCTGGGAGGCCGGATACGCACGGACGGGGCGGCGGTGGCCGCAGGCCTGCTGGTCGAGGCGATTCGGTGA
- a CDS encoding phosphodiester glycosidase family protein → MALPLDPNRPRARSAVRRSVVVLALATSLSIGAGMMTTAQALGPAIPLAAPSPERNHNLIPSTPGRSLVTDETRTPVAPGLDLTRFDRFGTDGWVRGQVLVADLAEDRLRVDHITSGTVTGKSKVTEQAARTGAIAAINGDYFDMNDTDAPIGAAVSRKAGMVNSATEGRAQSVAIGADGLGGLAQVFLEGEVTLPGSGPLKLSGVNTPQLTRDGIGLFTDVWGPAPHTKPVTGAERVTEVRMRGGRVTEVRHAAGSDPIPAGTSVLLGREAGADSLAVLRVGDAVSVAYRPRADFGKVAVAVGGGQVLVDNGTVRRFTEGDTVTATSRTAVGFSADGRTMFMVAIDGKQTDSRGMDLNELGDLMKGLGAANALNMDGGGSTTMAARLPGEATTGLISSPSDGSERQVANGLGLFAAPGSGAVHGFRVRPALTADGSDKLFPHLHRTVRALAHDETYAPVPAGRLRWKDSGKVSVTPSGSGTALVTGRRPGVTRVKVSGGHGAAGEAALTVLAPAVRIAPSSSVIALDGVQDTARLTVTGYDGLGDSAPVDASDVKIAGGDGVVSLQPAGDATFTLRGLKDAASTTLRLTVGRMTTQVAVTVGLAENTFADLTDAASWTSADDRAPGGSVAPAFGHDGTPGLRLGYDFTRSTATRGQYAVPPQAIPLPGQPQAVTMWIDGDGNGSWPRLQYRTAAGVTANLDGPMITWTGWRKVEFPVPVGTPYPLTLQRVRLLETSAARSYTGEVTISDLRVKVAPDVELPAGPRLTDPVVVTDGTVDGRPLRVAVMSDAQFVARDPDSPLVEAARRTLAEIARTKPDALVINGDLVDEGAPADFALARTLLDEFDRRTGWKVPWHYVPGNHEAMGPGSTVNFEAAFGDTTSVFDVEHTRFITLDSSSGTLRGGGFAQLQLLHDQLKAARNDRSVSGVVVFEHHPTQDPLPDKASQLGDRKEAELVEKWLSDFRAGAHKSAAFVAGHVGAFAATTVDGVPYLVNGNSGKNPASTPDNGGFTGWTMLGIDPRKGRIDDRFDVPARDAQRWLQVEMHARTDSVNLTAPDRLAVGDQARAAATLTQDGTRTVPVAWPVGADWSGIRAKITSSTAGTDASRAAASVISYDPATGLVTALRPGTAILRVTVNGTAAQRTITVTRRLS, encoded by the coding sequence GTGGCGCTCCCTCTTGATCCCAACCGTCCCCGAGCGCGATCCGCCGTGCGGCGCAGCGTCGTCGTCCTCGCCCTGGCGACCTCGCTCAGCATCGGAGCGGGCATGATGACGACCGCTCAGGCCCTCGGTCCCGCAATCCCGTTGGCGGCACCCTCGCCCGAGCGGAACCACAACCTGATCCCCAGCACCCCCGGTCGCTCGCTCGTGACCGACGAGACCCGCACACCCGTCGCGCCCGGCCTGGACCTCACGCGCTTCGACCGCTTCGGTACCGATGGATGGGTCCGTGGGCAGGTGCTCGTCGCCGATCTGGCCGAAGACCGCCTGCGGGTGGACCACATCACGTCCGGCACGGTCACCGGCAAATCGAAGGTGACCGAACAGGCAGCCCGGACCGGCGCGATCGCCGCCATCAACGGCGACTACTTCGACATGAACGACACCGACGCCCCCATCGGCGCGGCGGTGTCCCGCAAGGCCGGCATGGTCAACTCGGCGACGGAGGGCCGTGCCCAGTCCGTCGCCATCGGTGCGGACGGCCTCGGCGGACTGGCCCAGGTGTTCCTGGAGGGGGAGGTCACCCTTCCGGGAAGCGGACCGCTGAAGCTCTCCGGCGTCAACACCCCGCAGCTCACGCGCGACGGGATCGGGCTGTTCACCGACGTATGGGGCCCGGCCCCTCACACCAAGCCCGTGACCGGCGCGGAACGAGTCACCGAAGTGAGGATGCGCGGCGGCAGGGTCACGGAGGTACGCCACGCGGCCGGCTCGGATCCGATCCCCGCAGGTACGAGTGTGCTGCTCGGCCGCGAGGCGGGTGCCGACAGCCTGGCGGTTCTGCGCGTGGGCGACGCGGTGTCCGTCGCGTACCGGCCGAGAGCAGACTTCGGGAAGGTGGCCGTCGCGGTCGGGGGCGGCCAGGTGCTGGTCGACAACGGCACCGTCCGGCGCTTCACCGAGGGCGACACGGTCACCGCGACCTCGCGTACGGCCGTCGGATTCTCCGCCGACGGACGCACCATGTTCATGGTCGCGATCGACGGCAAGCAGACGGACAGCAGGGGCATGGACCTCAACGAACTCGGCGACCTCATGAAGGGGCTCGGAGCCGCCAACGCGCTGAACATGGACGGCGGCGGTTCGACCACGATGGCCGCGCGGCTTCCCGGCGAAGCCACCACAGGCCTGATCAGCAGCCCGTCGGACGGTTCGGAGCGCCAGGTCGCCAACGGTCTCGGTCTGTTCGCCGCACCCGGCTCCGGCGCGGTCCACGGGTTCCGTGTCCGGCCCGCCCTCACGGCGGACGGCTCCGACAAGCTGTTCCCCCACCTGCACCGCACCGTTCGCGCGCTCGCCCACGACGAGACGTACGCTCCGGTGCCGGCGGGCCGGCTGAGGTGGAAGGACTCCGGCAAGGTGTCGGTCACGCCTTCCGGGAGCGGAACCGCGCTCGTCACCGGCCGGCGTCCCGGCGTCACCCGTGTGAAGGTCTCCGGTGGCCACGGAGCTGCGGGAGAGGCTGCACTGACCGTCCTGGCCCCCGCCGTGCGTATCGCTCCGAGCAGCAGCGTGATCGCACTCGACGGCGTCCAGGACACCGCCCGGCTCACCGTCACCGGCTACGACGGCCTCGGGGACTCCGCCCCCGTCGATGCGTCGGACGTCAAGATCGCCGGTGGCGACGGTGTGGTGTCGCTGCAGCCGGCAGGCGACGCGACCTTCACCCTGCGAGGTCTGAAGGACGCGGCGTCCACCACCCTGCGTCTCACCGTGGGCAGGATGACCACGCAGGTCGCCGTCACGGTGGGCCTGGCCGAGAACACGTTCGCGGACCTCACCGACGCCGCCTCCTGGACGTCGGCCGACGACCGCGCTCCCGGCGGATCGGTCGCCCCGGCCTTCGGGCACGACGGCACACCTGGACTGCGCCTCGGCTACGACTTCACCAGGTCGACGGCCACCCGCGGGCAGTACGCGGTCCCTCCGCAGGCGATTCCCCTCCCGGGACAGCCGCAGGCGGTCACCATGTGGATCGACGGCGACGGCAACGGCTCATGGCCGCGCCTGCAGTACCGCACGGCCGCCGGCGTGACCGCCAACCTCGACGGGCCCATGATCACCTGGACCGGCTGGCGCAAGGTCGAGTTCCCGGTGCCGGTGGGCACCCCCTACCCCCTCACGCTGCAGCGCGTCCGTCTGCTGGAGACCAGTGCCGCCCGCTCCTACACGGGCGAGGTGACCATCAGCGATCTGCGCGTCAAGGTCGCGCCCGATGTGGAACTGCCGGCCGGGCCGAGGCTCACCGACCCTGTGGTGGTCACCGACGGCACCGTCGACGGCCGGCCGCTTCGGGTCGCGGTGATGTCGGACGCCCAGTTCGTCGCCCGTGACCCGGACAGTCCGCTCGTCGAGGCCGCCCGCCGCACCCTTGCCGAGATCGCCAGGACCAAGCCCGACGCACTGGTCATCAACGGTGACCTCGTCGACGAGGGGGCACCCGCCGACTTCGCTCTCGCCCGTACCCTGCTCGACGAGTTCGACAGGCGGACCGGGTGGAAAGTCCCGTGGCACTACGTCCCGGGCAATCATGAGGCGATGGGCCCCGGGTCCACGGTCAACTTCGAAGCCGCCTTCGGCGACACCACTTCCGTCTTCGACGTGGAACACACCCGCTTCATCACCCTCGACAGCTCCAGCGGTACCCTGCGCGGCGGCGGATTCGCACAGCTCCAGCTCCTGCACGACCAGTTGAAGGCTGCGCGGAACGACCGATCGGTGAGCGGCGTCGTGGTGTTCGAGCACCACCCCACCCAGGACCCGCTGCCGGACAAGGCCAGCCAACTCGGTGACCGCAAGGAAGCGGAGCTGGTCGAGAAGTGGCTGTCCGACTTCCGGGCCGGTGCCCACAAGTCCGCCGCCTTCGTCGCCGGCCACGTAGGAGCGTTCGCGGCGACCACGGTCGACGGTGTGCCCTACCTCGTCAACGGCAACTCCGGCAAGAACCCGGCCAGTACGCCCGACAACGGTGGTTTCACCGGCTGGACCATGCTGGGCATCGACCCGCGGAAGGGCCGCATCGACGACCGGTTCGATGTCCCTGCGCGCGACGCACAGCGGTGGCTCCAGGTGGAGATGCACGCCCGCACCGACTCCGTGAACCTGACCGCTCCGGACCGGCTCGCAGTCGGTGACCAGGCCCGTGCGGCGGCCACCCTGACCCAGGACGGCACCCGAACCGTCCCGGTCGCATGGCCGGTCGGGGCGGACTGGTCCGGTATCCGCGCCAAGATCACGAGCTCGACCGCCGGGACGGACGCGTCCCGGGCGGCCGCATCGGTCATCTCCTACGACCCTGCCACCGGCCTGGTCACCGCACTCCGTCCGGGCACCGCAATTCTCCGAGTGACCGTCAACGGCACCGCCGCCCAGAGGACGATCACGGTGACGCGCCGCTTGAGCTGA
- a CDS encoding YceI family protein, whose protein sequence is MGLFNRRSAAVVAPVVAGVSAGVSGSSLSHLTGDYVIDSTHSEIGFSLKYAKVTTMRGRFTEYDGRLRLDGSEPSASTAEVVIKVASIDTALAGRDEHLLNGDFFAVEEFPEMVFRSTGAERVDEDTFRMDGELTIKGVSRPVSLELTLNGEVVDPMGNVRVGFDGSATVNRSDWGLTYNAALEGGGVLISDKIKLTFDISAIRQA, encoded by the coding sequence ATGGGTCTGTTCAACCGTAGGAGTGCTGCTGTTGTCGCTCCTGTCGTGGCTGGTGTTTCTGCTGGTGTGTCGGGTTCGAGTCTGTCGCATCTGACGGGTGACTACGTGATCGATTCGACGCACAGCGAGATCGGGTTTTCGTTGAAGTATGCGAAGGTCACGACGATGCGTGGGCGTTTCACGGAGTATGACGGTCGGCTGCGTCTGGATGGTTCGGAGCCGTCGGCGTCGACGGCGGAGGTCGTGATCAAGGTTGCGAGTATCGATACGGCGCTGGCCGGTCGTGATGAGCACCTGTTGAACGGTGATTTCTTCGCGGTGGAGGAGTTTCCGGAGATGGTCTTTCGGAGTACGGGTGCGGAGCGGGTGGATGAGGACACGTTCCGGATGGATGGTGAGCTGACGATCAAGGGTGTGAGTCGTCCGGTGTCGTTGGAGCTGACGCTGAACGGTGAGGTTGTGGACCCGATGGGTAATGTGCGGGTCGGTTTCGATGGTTCGGCGACGGTCAACCGTAGTGACTGGGGTCTGACCTACAACGCGGCGCTGGAGGGTGGGGGTGTGCTGATCAGTGACAAGATCAAGCTCACCTTCGACATCTCCGCGATCCGGCAGGCCTGA
- a CDS encoding MFS transporter: MNVGVQRGAIATVQVLGLAVWFSMSAVVPSLRNEWGLTSGGAVWLTASVQFGFVAGALTSTTLNLADRIPAPRLLSACAAAAAACTVVLAVSVHGLALAIPLRFLTGVFLAGVYPVGMKLMASWAARSGRGLTMGILIAALTLGSTLPHLIAGVGSLPWRGVLLAAAAAGLLGSAICLLLVRLGPHVAPAATIRNPRYALTMFTERGPRLTNLGYFGHMWELYALWTWIPSFLLATRAAEELPGSVEIAVFLTMGIGGVVGCLLGGWGADRYGRPPAALVALLVSGVCCLLSPFLFHSSPAVLLAFCTLWGAAVIADSGVFSTTLSEVADQRYVGTALTAQTAIGFALTVVTIQLTPLLAEVVDWQYAFLLLAPGPLAGAFAMRALRADAVSTGPSR; encoded by the coding sequence TTGAACGTCGGTGTGCAGCGCGGCGCGATCGCAACCGTGCAGGTGCTCGGTCTCGCCGTGTGGTTCTCCATGTCGGCTGTCGTGCCGAGTCTGCGGAACGAATGGGGACTCACCTCCGGCGGGGCCGTATGGCTGACCGCCTCCGTGCAGTTCGGCTTCGTCGCCGGGGCACTCACGTCGACCACCCTGAACCTGGCGGACCGGATTCCGGCCCCGCGCCTTCTCTCCGCCTGCGCGGCCGCCGCAGCCGCCTGCACCGTCGTGCTGGCCGTATCGGTGCACGGACTCGCCCTCGCCATCCCGCTGCGCTTCCTGACCGGTGTGTTCCTGGCCGGCGTCTACCCCGTCGGAATGAAACTCATGGCCTCCTGGGCCGCACGCTCAGGGCGCGGGCTCACGATGGGCATCCTCATCGCCGCGCTCACCCTAGGCTCCACGCTTCCCCATCTCATCGCCGGCGTGGGTTCGCTGCCGTGGCGGGGCGTCCTGCTCGCGGCTGCGGCCGCCGGTCTGCTGGGTTCCGCGATCTGCCTGCTCCTCGTCCGGCTCGGTCCGCATGTGGCGCCTGCCGCCACGATCCGCAACCCTCGCTACGCGCTGACGATGTTCACCGAACGCGGGCCGCGCCTGACGAACCTCGGCTACTTCGGCCACATGTGGGAGCTCTACGCCCTGTGGACCTGGATCCCGTCGTTCCTGCTGGCCACGAGAGCTGCCGAAGAGCTGCCCGGCTCGGTCGAGATCGCGGTGTTCCTCACCATGGGGATCGGCGGAGTGGTCGGCTGTCTGCTCGGCGGCTGGGGCGCCGACCGGTACGGCCGCCCGCCGGCCGCCCTGGTCGCGCTCCTCGTCAGCGGCGTGTGCTGCCTGCTCTCCCCGTTCCTCTTCCATTCCTCGCCCGCGGTCCTCCTGGCCTTCTGCACGCTGTGGGGCGCCGCCGTGATCGCGGACTCCGGGGTCTTCTCCACCACCCTCAGCGAGGTCGCCGATCAGCGGTACGTGGGAACCGCCCTGACCGCCCAGACCGCGATCGGGTTTGCCCTCACCGTCGTCACCATCCAGCTCACCCCCCTTCTGGCCGAAGTCGTCGACTGGCAGTACGCCTTCCTCCTGCTCGCGCCCGGGCCCCTCGCCGGTGCCTTCGCGATGCGTGCTCTACGCGCCGACGCTGTGTCCACCGGGCCATCCCGGTGA
- a CDS encoding dihydrofolate reductase family protein, giving the protein MTATYTFDVFSSLDGYGAAGGTWSGYWGRQGPELLERRLALYDEEQRMVFGANTYRAFARMLASSTETSEVRDPWVTRMRSLPATVVSRTLRDPLDWPEASVVSGDAVDVVARLKQDSGVPLRSHGSLSMNRALMEAGLVDRVQVTIFPVITGRTGMEPVFGGAADFDLELIEHRTLDGHIQELTYRPTVHD; this is encoded by the coding sequence ATGACCGCCACCTACACCTTCGATGTCTTCTCCAGCCTGGACGGCTACGGTGCCGCCGGCGGCACGTGGTCCGGGTACTGGGGCAGACAAGGCCCCGAGCTCCTCGAACGCCGCCTCGCCCTGTACGACGAGGAACAGCGGATGGTCTTCGGGGCCAACACCTACCGGGCGTTCGCCCGGATGCTGGCGTCGAGCACCGAGACGTCCGAGGTGCGCGACCCGTGGGTCACACGGATGAGGAGCCTCCCGGCGACGGTGGTGTCGCGCACGCTCCGAGATCCTCTCGACTGGCCGGAGGCGAGCGTCGTGAGCGGCGATGCCGTCGACGTCGTCGCGCGGCTCAAGCAGGATTCGGGGGTCCCGCTGCGCTCGCACGGCAGCCTGTCGATGAACCGGGCGCTGATGGAGGCCGGGCTGGTCGACCGCGTCCAGGTGACGATCTTCCCCGTGATCACCGGCCGGACCGGGATGGAACCGGTCTTCGGAGGTGCGGCCGACTTCGACCTCGAACTGATCGAACACCGGACCCTGGACGGCCACATCCAGGAACTCACCTACCGGCCCACCGTGCACGACTGA
- a CDS encoding TetR/AcrR family transcriptional regulator encodes MGRVSQAQAEENRRRVVETASRLFRERGTHVSVADLMKASGLTHGGFYKQFDSKEALVDEATSHAFDEFTRLQQGRTERQAATRDAAQQALIDNYLSVEHRDNPARGCPVAALATDVARQPDDREGRRIFTDGVGAFAEQLATDDQDGIARLCTMVGALVLARATEGSPLSEDILSAARAALTGAG; translated from the coding sequence ATGGGCCGGGTATCGCAGGCTCAGGCGGAGGAGAACCGCCGACGGGTGGTGGAGACCGCTTCCCGGCTGTTCCGGGAGCGCGGAACCCACGTCAGCGTGGCCGACCTCATGAAGGCGTCCGGTCTCACCCACGGCGGCTTCTACAAGCAGTTCGACTCCAAGGAGGCGCTCGTCGACGAGGCCACCTCCCACGCCTTCGACGAGTTCACCCGGCTCCAGCAGGGCAGGACGGAGCGGCAGGCAGCGACACGCGACGCCGCCCAGCAGGCGTTGATCGACAACTACCTCTCCGTCGAGCACCGCGACAATCCGGCGCGGGGATGCCCCGTCGCCGCCCTCGCCACCGACGTGGCCCGACAGCCCGACGACCGCGAAGGACGCCGCATCTTCACCGACGGAGTCGGCGCGTTCGCCGAACAGCTCGCCACCGACGACCAGGACGGCATCGCCCGACTGTGCACCATGGTCGGGGCGCTCGTCCTGGCGCGGGCGACCGAGGGCTCCCCGCTCTCCGAGGACATCCTCAGCGCCGCGCGCGCGGCGCTGACCGGCGCCGGCTGA
- a CDS encoding SDR family oxidoreductase, whose protein sequence is MELKNAVVVVTGANRGLGRHLAAQLVERGAKVYGTARRPETIDLPGVIPLRVDVTDEESIRAAARAASDATLLVNNAGMSTGASLAAGDLDAVRLEMETNFFGPLAATRAFAPVIEGNGGGVVLNVLSVLSWLHPAALGSYAATKAAAWALTNATRQELEPRGIAVSALHVAYMDTDMAADVPADRKSDPSDVARQALDGIEAGLSEILADETTRAVKGNLSASLNAA, encoded by the coding sequence ATGGAACTGAAGAACGCAGTCGTCGTCGTCACCGGTGCCAACCGCGGCCTGGGGCGGCACCTGGCCGCACAGCTCGTGGAGCGTGGAGCGAAGGTGTACGGCACGGCGCGCCGTCCCGAGACGATCGACCTCCCGGGCGTCATCCCCCTGCGGGTGGACGTGACGGACGAGGAGTCCATCCGGGCGGCGGCCCGCGCCGCGTCCGACGCGACGCTCCTGGTCAACAACGCGGGCATGTCCACGGGCGCCTCCCTGGCTGCGGGCGACCTGGATGCCGTCCGGCTGGAGATGGAGACGAACTTCTTCGGGCCGCTCGCCGCGACCAGGGCGTTCGCCCCCGTCATCGAGGGCAACGGCGGAGGTGTCGTGCTCAATGTCCTGTCCGTCCTGTCCTGGCTGCATCCGGCCGCCCTCGGGTCCTACGCCGCGACCAAGGCGGCCGCATGGGCGCTGACCAACGCGACGCGGCAGGAACTGGAGCCTCGCGGCATCGCCGTCTCGGCGCTGCACGTCGCCTATATGGACACCGACATGGCCGCAGACGTCCCCGCCGACCGGAAGAGTGACCCCTCGGACGTCGCGAGGCAGGCGCTGGACGGCATCGAAGCCGGCTTGTCCGAGATCCTGGCTGACGAGACCACCCGCGCCGTCAAGGGAAACCTGTCCGCGTCGCTGAATGCGGCCTGA